A genome region from candidate division KSB1 bacterium includes the following:
- a CDS encoding MFS transporter — translation MQFSHLRLILLGFGFLGISLLWGIYNAYVPIFLQAGRPDFSASAGVTGFGLGTTLTGFIMTLDNLAALFILPYVGAWSDRLRTSWGRRKPFIAAGAPLAMISFIAIPHALGNHLGVFMAAIILMLLSMDLFRTPVIALMPDITPSPQRSQANGVINLMGGIGGILAAVAGGALFKISAAAPFYFGGVLMLLACAVVLIFIHEPQAEKLEPGEPELKLWDSLRLVIFDRDRSALRLLAAIFFWFLSFNALEVFFTSFAVNVLKIDSGEATSLLAFFALSIIVFSVPGGLMGARLGRKRTIQAGIAAFALLLTCGYFVHSAWQARILLSLAGVAWSLILVNSLPMVIDSAPQKRLGAYTGLYYLASQSSAIAGPVLAGKTIAIFHNDYRVAFLYGAIAVGIAFAFMWGVKKGEALTQNG, via the coding sequence ATGCAATTTTCCCATCTTCGACTCATCCTGCTCGGGTTCGGTTTCCTGGGCATCTCGCTGTTGTGGGGCATTTACAACGCCTACGTTCCGATTTTTCTGCAAGCCGGGCGCCCGGATTTCTCGGCCAGCGCCGGCGTAACCGGCTTCGGACTCGGCACGACGTTGACCGGATTCATCATGACGTTGGACAATCTTGCCGCATTGTTCATTTTGCCTTACGTCGGCGCGTGGTCGGATCGCCTGCGCACTTCATGGGGTCGCCGCAAGCCATTCATCGCCGCCGGCGCGCCGCTGGCGATGATCAGTTTCATCGCCATTCCTCACGCGCTGGGAAATCATCTCGGCGTGTTTATGGCGGCGATCATCCTCATGCTGCTGAGCATGGATCTTTTTCGCACGCCGGTGATCGCGCTGATGCCGGACATCACGCCCTCGCCGCAACGTTCGCAGGCCAATGGCGTGATCAATTTGATGGGCGGCATCGGCGGCATTTTGGCGGCAGTGGCCGGCGGGGCGTTGTTCAAAATCTCCGCCGCCGCGCCGTTTTACTTTGGCGGCGTGCTGATGCTGCTGGCCTGCGCCGTGGTGTTGATCTTCATCCACGAACCGCAAGCGGAAAAACTCGAACCGGGCGAGCCAGAGTTGAAACTTTGGGACAGCCTGCGCCTTGTCATTTTCGACCGCGACCGTTCGGCGCTGCGTTTGTTGGCCGCGATTTTTTTCTGGTTCCTCAGTTTCAACGCACTCGAAGTTTTCTTCACTTCCTTTGCGGTGAATGTTTTGAAAATCGACAGCGGTGAGGCCACCTCGCTGTTGGCGTTTTTTGCCTTGAGCATCATTGTGTTTTCCGTGCCGGGCGGTTTGATGGGCGCGCGCTTGGGTCGCAAACGCACGATTCAGGCCGGCATCGCGGCGTTTGCGTTGTTGCTCACCTGTGGCTATTTCGTACACAGTGCGTGGCAAGCGCGAATTTTGCTCTCACTCGCCGGCGTGGCATGGTCGTTGATTTTGGTCAATTCATTGCCGATGGTCATCGACAGCGCGCCGCAGAAACGCCTCGGCGCTTACACCGGCTTGTACTACCTCGCTTCCCAATCTTCCGCCATCGCCGGGCCGGTTTTGGCGGGAAAGACGATTGCGATTTTCCACAACGATTATCGCGTCGCCTTCTTGTACGGCGCCATCGCCGTCGGCATTGCATTTGCTTTTATGTGGGGCGTTAAAAAAGGAGAGGCGTTAACTCAAAACGGATAA